From one Lycium ferocissimum isolate CSIRO_LF1 chromosome 7, AGI_CSIRO_Lferr_CH_V1, whole genome shotgun sequence genomic stretch:
- the LOC132064430 gene encoding transcription factor PIF3-like isoform X1, producing MPLSEFLKMARGKLESGQQKISSFPENDLVELVWENGHIKKNPIPNNLLSSASWDRDKYTGNSSTSKIGKFGLMDSMLNDMPLSVPTDELDLIQDDEGVPWLGYSAEQDYCSQLLPEISGVTANEPSGQSEFGLINKRGSSEKMIRDSHSVPVHNAVNFEQRNTSKVSPSSRFSRLTSLAPQSGVSDILSSKISNTPVSVYGGSSQSQASAGDVKNNKIQKETMPGNSSSLLNFSHFSRPATLVKAAKLQNISGAPNVSCSSNLEAKGNKEGEKVTIGDNHVSAAAAENYLTSKKEKVLHYQTNDRSCHVEQSDNVFRDCSSNNDNNHGQFTGAKATKDIVDGERNVEHGVVCSSVCSGSSAERGSSEQPTHNLKRKTRNNEESECRSEDVDEEESVGIKKTCHARGGTGSKRSRAAEVHNLSERRRRDRINEKMRALQELIPNCNKADKASMLDEAIEYLKTLQLQVQIMSMGAGFCVPPMMFPTGVQHMHAAHMPHFSPMGLGMGMGMGFGMGMLEMNGRFPMPSVQGGHFPSPPIPASAAYPGVAVSNRHAFAHPGQGRPLPIPRTSLGPLAGQSSTVPLNVARVGVPVEIPSAPPTVDSKNPVHKNSHIVHNAEPSRPLNQTCSQVQATNEVLDKSASVQKNDQLPDVSDSATNNLTNQTNVPGNEAGPSL from the exons ATGCCTCTCTCTGAGTTCTTGAAAATGGCTAGAGGGAAGCTTGAATCTGGCCAACAGAAGATATCATCTTT TCCTGAGAATGACTTGGTTGAGCTTGTATGGGAAAATGGTCATATAAAGAAGAACCCTATTCCTAATAATCTTCTGTCAAGTGCCTCGTGGGATCGAGACAAGTACACTGGAAATTCCTCAACCTCAAAGATTGGGAAGTTTGGTCTGATGGACTCTATGTTGAATGATATGCCATTATCTGTGCCCACTGATGAATTAGATTTGATTCAAGACGATGAAGGGGTGCCTTGGTTAGGTTATTCAGCAGAACAAGATTATTGTTCTCAATTATTACCTGAAATATCTGGTGTGACGGCAAATGAACCATCCGGACAGAGTGAATTTGGTTTAATAAATAAGAGAGGTAGTTCTGAGAAGATGATTAGGGATTCACATAGTGTTCCTGTTCATAATGCTGTGAATTTTGAGCAAAGAAATACATCAAAGGTTTCTCCTTCTTCCAGATTTAGCCGGTTAACTTCATTGGCACCCCAGTCAGGAGTTTCAGATATCTTGAGCAGTAAAATTAGTAATACTCCAGTTTCTGTTTATGGGGGTTCGAGTCAAAGTCAAGCTTCAGCTGGTGATGttaaaaacaacaaaattcaaaaggaaACTATGCCTGGAAACTCCTCCAGTTTGTTGAACTTCTCACATTTCTCAAGACCTGCTACATTGGTTAAAGCAGCTAAGCTTCAAAATATTTCTGGCGCTCCAAATGTCTCATGTTCATCTAACTTAGAAGCAAAGGGAaataaagaaggagaaaaagtgACAATTGGAGACAATCATGTTAGTGCTGCAGCAGCTGAAAACTACTTAACTTCCAAGAAGGAAAAAGTCCTGCATTATCAAACAAATGATAGATCATGTCATGTTGAACAGTCTGATAATGTATTCAGAGATTGTTCAAGtaataatgacaacaaccatgGTCAATTTACTGGTGCAAAGGCTACCAAGGATATTGTCGACGGTGAGAGAAATGTTGAACATGGGGTTGTTTGCTCATCTGTATGCTCCGGTAGCAGTGCAGAGAGAGGATCAAGTGAGCAGCCTACTCATAATCTAAAGAGGAAAACCCGAAATAATGAGGAGTCCGAATGTCGAAGTGAA GATGTTGACGAAGAAGAATCTGTTGGTATTAAAAAAACTTGTCATGCTAGAGGAGGTACAGGTTCAAAGAGAAGCCGAGCTGCAGAGGTGCATAATTTATCTGAGCGG AGGCGAAGGGACAGGATTAACGAAAAGATGCGTGCATTACAGGAACTAATACCAAACTGCAACAAG GCGGATAAAGCTTCAATGCTTGATGAAGCTATTGAATATTTGAAGACACTTCAACTGCAAGTACAG ATAATGTCTATGGGAGCAGGGTTTTGCGTCCCGCCAATGATGTTTCCTACAGGAGTGCAGCACATGCATGCTGCCCATATGCCACATTTCTCCCCAATGGGTTTAGGGATGGGGATGGGGATGGGATTTGGGATGGGTATGCTTGAGATGAATGGTAGATTTCCAATGCCCTCTGTGCAAGGAGGGCATTTTCCCTCACCTCCTATTCCTGCTTCCGCCGCTTATCCAGGAGTAGCTGTATCTAATCGTCATGCCTTTGCACATCCTGGTCAAGGACGTCCATTGCCAATCCCTCGAACATCTCTAGGTCCTTTGGCAGGGCAATCATCAACTGTCCCTTTGAATGTTGCAAGGGTAGGAGTTCCAGTGGAGATACCGAGTGCACCACCAACTGTGGATTCCAAAAATCCAGTACACAAGAACTCGCACATAGTCCATAATGCTGAACCTAGCCGCCCACTAAATCAGACATGTAGTCAG GTACAAGCAACAAATGAAGTTCTGGACAAATCAGCGTCGGTGCAAAAAAATGACCAACTCCCTGATGTTAGTGATAGTGCAACTAATAActtgaccaaccaaacaaatGTGCCTGGAAATGAAGCTG GTCCCAGTTTGTAA
- the LOC132064430 gene encoding transcription factor PIF3-like isoform X2, which yields MDSMLNDMPLSVPTDELDLIQDDEGVPWLGYSAEQDYCSQLLPEISGVTANEPSGQSEFGLINKRGSSEKMIRDSHSVPVHNAVNFEQRNTSKVSPSSRFSRLTSLAPQSGVSDILSSKISNTPVSVYGGSSQSQASAGDVKNNKIQKETMPGNSSSLLNFSHFSRPATLVKAAKLQNISGAPNVSCSSNLEAKGNKEGEKVTIGDNHVSAAAAENYLTSKKEKVLHYQTNDRSCHVEQSDNVFRDCSSNNDNNHGQFTGAKATKDIVDGERNVEHGVVCSSVCSGSSAERGSSEQPTHNLKRKTRNNEESECRSEDVDEEESVGIKKTCHARGGTGSKRSRAAEVHNLSERRRRDRINEKMRALQELIPNCNKADKASMLDEAIEYLKTLQLQVQIMSMGAGFCVPPMMFPTGVQHMHAAHMPHFSPMGLGMGMGMGFGMGMLEMNGRFPMPSVQGGHFPSPPIPASAAYPGVAVSNRHAFAHPGQGRPLPIPRTSLGPLAGQSSTVPLNVARVGVPVEIPSAPPTVDSKNPVHKNSHIVHNAEPSRPLNQTCSQVQATNEVLDKSASVQKNDQLPDVSDSATNNLTNQTNVPGNEAGPSL from the exons ATGGACTCTATGTTGAATGATATGCCATTATCTGTGCCCACTGATGAATTAGATTTGATTCAAGACGATGAAGGGGTGCCTTGGTTAGGTTATTCAGCAGAACAAGATTATTGTTCTCAATTATTACCTGAAATATCTGGTGTGACGGCAAATGAACCATCCGGACAGAGTGAATTTGGTTTAATAAATAAGAGAGGTAGTTCTGAGAAGATGATTAGGGATTCACATAGTGTTCCTGTTCATAATGCTGTGAATTTTGAGCAAAGAAATACATCAAAGGTTTCTCCTTCTTCCAGATTTAGCCGGTTAACTTCATTGGCACCCCAGTCAGGAGTTTCAGATATCTTGAGCAGTAAAATTAGTAATACTCCAGTTTCTGTTTATGGGGGTTCGAGTCAAAGTCAAGCTTCAGCTGGTGATGttaaaaacaacaaaattcaaaaggaaACTATGCCTGGAAACTCCTCCAGTTTGTTGAACTTCTCACATTTCTCAAGACCTGCTACATTGGTTAAAGCAGCTAAGCTTCAAAATATTTCTGGCGCTCCAAATGTCTCATGTTCATCTAACTTAGAAGCAAAGGGAaataaagaaggagaaaaagtgACAATTGGAGACAATCATGTTAGTGCTGCAGCAGCTGAAAACTACTTAACTTCCAAGAAGGAAAAAGTCCTGCATTATCAAACAAATGATAGATCATGTCATGTTGAACAGTCTGATAATGTATTCAGAGATTGTTCAAGtaataatgacaacaaccatgGTCAATTTACTGGTGCAAAGGCTACCAAGGATATTGTCGACGGTGAGAGAAATGTTGAACATGGGGTTGTTTGCTCATCTGTATGCTCCGGTAGCAGTGCAGAGAGAGGATCAAGTGAGCAGCCTACTCATAATCTAAAGAGGAAAACCCGAAATAATGAGGAGTCCGAATGTCGAAGTGAA GATGTTGACGAAGAAGAATCTGTTGGTATTAAAAAAACTTGTCATGCTAGAGGAGGTACAGGTTCAAAGAGAAGCCGAGCTGCAGAGGTGCATAATTTATCTGAGCGG AGGCGAAGGGACAGGATTAACGAAAAGATGCGTGCATTACAGGAACTAATACCAAACTGCAACAAG GCGGATAAAGCTTCAATGCTTGATGAAGCTATTGAATATTTGAAGACACTTCAACTGCAAGTACAG ATAATGTCTATGGGAGCAGGGTTTTGCGTCCCGCCAATGATGTTTCCTACAGGAGTGCAGCACATGCATGCTGCCCATATGCCACATTTCTCCCCAATGGGTTTAGGGATGGGGATGGGGATGGGATTTGGGATGGGTATGCTTGAGATGAATGGTAGATTTCCAATGCCCTCTGTGCAAGGAGGGCATTTTCCCTCACCTCCTATTCCTGCTTCCGCCGCTTATCCAGGAGTAGCTGTATCTAATCGTCATGCCTTTGCACATCCTGGTCAAGGACGTCCATTGCCAATCCCTCGAACATCTCTAGGTCCTTTGGCAGGGCAATCATCAACTGTCCCTTTGAATGTTGCAAGGGTAGGAGTTCCAGTGGAGATACCGAGTGCACCACCAACTGTGGATTCCAAAAATCCAGTACACAAGAACTCGCACATAGTCCATAATGCTGAACCTAGCCGCCCACTAAATCAGACATGTAGTCAG GTACAAGCAACAAATGAAGTTCTGGACAAATCAGCGTCGGTGCAAAAAAATGACCAACTCCCTGATGTTAGTGATAGTGCAACTAATAActtgaccaaccaaacaaatGTGCCTGGAAATGAAGCTG GTCCCAGTTTGTAA